A DNA window from Chelativorans sp. AA-79 contains the following coding sequences:
- the tssM gene encoding type VI secretion system membrane subunit TssM codes for MNPLSYFYTIRSYVESYAGLLGRRFLSFIWLMALCVVVWFYGHLIGYGEFKPLESAGARLLVITLLFAGWAVYLAVSLARARKRDQALVDAIENDAAAQAAGAQKAEVAEIHNRLRQALALLRRLARRRLGYVYELPWYVIFGAAGSGKTTALTNSGLKFPLGDALGTNVVQGVGGTRSCNWWFTDEAILIDTAGRYTTQDDLNGASKAGWESFLKLLRKYRRSQPVNGVLVTVSVGDLLMRDPAARKEELRAIRQRLSELDEFLLARVPVYLVLTKADLLGGFVEFFAGFNKSDREQVFGMTFELEESHRAVDLPERFLQEFALLQERVDAMLLERLQQEPDLEARGRLFRFPAELAFLKERLHEVLAEMCSGSRLVEAPLLRGVYLASATQTEESSPALAGAPQTQRSYFLSRLFTDVIFGEAALVERDSRVSRRQLILRRAAYGAATLLSALVLVSWTATYFRNTTALAQAEEHISAYEEQVQRVPVRDVSDTDFLRILPALDNLRAITAGFPREKVWPIRFGLDQGSKIANRQRQAYHRALSALLLPRMLVYLQSRIAESHDTDETFDALKFYSMLGGLGPVDPDFVSVEAEDMFERLYPGAGRKEARAALVAHTETMAAGPLPPIGLDDGLIAQARDRIRNLSVASRAYDILKSRRQARALPPWIPADALGPLGEQVFERASGASLRVGVPGFFTATGYQSAVLPQIVSAARAALDEQWVRGQANPAGLTINEVTKAALQLYLDNFGEQWARLLADMRVRSSQSLGEAAETARILAGSPNPIETVARSIAAATDLQDAFISGGEEVATVLDGDKVSVPDPYAALRKSLETQSVAEGQESGAAPAQLAALQPGIRAVYGQLSRAATSTAEVAQIFDVDSQLTNANQDLLQQARNMPAPVDGWMAGVAADIGSLAVKTARRRVADLWAPEATVCSSIVTGRYPFVRSSPHDISLHDFARLFGPSGLFHTFFKERLAPFVDTTTSPWTWRGTFGAPGTPSEALAQFENADKIRRAFFQSGGENPSVAINVKPLSLSNTANAVMIEIDGERVVYFHGPVQSKTISWPSSEAVNLSRIAFLPGGWQQATTETGDWSAFRLFDRAEVTSEGDDLFRARFESVGLTAEFEVQFGSVLSPFRLEALSDFSCPSQL; via the coding sequence ATGAACCCGCTCAGCTATTTCTACACGATCCGCTCCTATGTGGAGTCCTATGCAGGACTGCTTGGTAGGCGCTTCCTTTCGTTCATCTGGCTCATGGCGCTATGCGTTGTGGTATGGTTCTACGGGCATCTGATCGGCTACGGCGAATTCAAGCCGCTGGAAAGCGCAGGCGCCAGACTCCTCGTGATCACGCTCTTGTTCGCCGGCTGGGCCGTATATCTCGCGGTGTCGCTTGCCCGCGCGCGAAAACGCGACCAGGCGCTGGTCGACGCCATAGAGAATGATGCCGCCGCCCAAGCGGCCGGCGCCCAGAAGGCAGAGGTCGCCGAGATACACAACCGCCTGAGGCAGGCGCTGGCGTTGCTGCGCCGCCTGGCGCGCAGACGTCTTGGATATGTCTACGAGCTTCCGTGGTATGTCATCTTCGGCGCCGCGGGGTCGGGTAAGACGACTGCGCTGACCAATTCGGGTCTCAAATTCCCCCTGGGCGACGCTCTGGGCACCAACGTCGTCCAGGGCGTCGGCGGCACACGCAGCTGCAACTGGTGGTTCACGGATGAAGCGATCCTCATCGACACCGCGGGCCGCTACACCACGCAGGATGACCTGAACGGGGCATCAAAGGCCGGGTGGGAGAGTTTCCTCAAGCTCTTGCGGAAATATCGTCGATCACAGCCTGTCAACGGCGTGCTCGTCACCGTTTCGGTCGGCGATCTCCTGATGCGCGACCCGGCTGCGCGAAAGGAAGAACTGCGCGCCATCCGGCAGCGCCTCTCGGAGCTGGACGAATTCCTCCTGGCCCGTGTGCCGGTCTATCTCGTGCTGACCAAAGCCGATCTTCTCGGCGGTTTCGTCGAATTCTTCGCCGGCTTCAACAAGTCGGACAGGGAGCAAGTCTTCGGTATGACCTTCGAACTGGAAGAGAGCCATCGCGCCGTGGATCTGCCCGAGCGGTTTCTGCAAGAGTTTGCATTGCTGCAGGAGCGGGTGGACGCCATGCTCCTCGAACGGCTCCAGCAGGAGCCCGATCTCGAAGCCAGGGGCCGATTGTTCCGTTTCCCGGCCGAACTCGCCTTCCTCAAGGAGAGGCTGCACGAGGTCTTGGCGGAAATGTGTTCCGGTTCTCGACTCGTCGAGGCTCCCCTGTTGCGCGGCGTATATCTCGCATCGGCGACCCAGACGGAGGAAAGCAGCCCTGCGCTTGCGGGCGCGCCGCAGACACAGCGCAGCTATTTTCTATCCCGGCTCTTCACGGATGTCATCTTTGGCGAGGCCGCGCTCGTGGAGCGTGACAGCCGCGTCTCCCGCAGGCAGTTGATCCTGCGCCGCGCGGCCTATGGCGCGGCAACGCTGCTTTCCGCTCTCGTGCTCGTCAGTTGGACGGCAACATATTTCCGCAATACCACTGCTCTGGCACAAGCCGAGGAGCACATCAGCGCGTACGAGGAGCAGGTACAACGCGTGCCCGTGCGCGACGTGTCGGATACCGACTTCCTGCGCATCCTACCGGCGCTGGACAATTTGCGCGCGATCACCGCCGGATTTCCGCGGGAGAAGGTATGGCCGATCCGCTTCGGACTCGATCAAGGAAGCAAGATCGCCAATCGCCAACGCCAAGCGTATCACCGGGCGCTCAGCGCACTTCTTCTGCCCCGCATGCTGGTCTATCTGCAGAGCCGGATCGCCGAGAGCCATGATACCGACGAGACCTTCGACGCACTCAAGTTCTACAGCATGCTGGGCGGCCTCGGGCCCGTCGATCCCGACTTCGTATCCGTTGAGGCGGAGGACATGTTCGAGCGCCTCTATCCGGGCGCCGGGCGCAAAGAGGCGAGAGCAGCGCTGGTCGCTCACACGGAGACTATGGCGGCAGGTCCGTTGCCGCCGATCGGCCTTGACGATGGGCTGATCGCGCAGGCGCGTGACAGGATACGCAACCTGAGCGTGGCGAGCAGGGCCTACGACATACTCAAGAGCCGCAGACAAGCGCGCGCACTCCCGCCTTGGATACCTGCGGATGCGCTGGGGCCGCTTGGCGAGCAAGTTTTCGAACGTGCGTCGGGGGCATCGCTTCGGGTAGGCGTCCCGGGCTTCTTCACCGCTACCGGTTACCAGTCCGCTGTTCTGCCGCAGATCGTCAGCGCTGCACGAGCGGCCCTGGATGAGCAATGGGTGCGCGGGCAGGCCAACCCGGCGGGCTTGACGATCAACGAGGTCACGAAGGCCGCGCTCCAGCTCTACCTCGACAATTTCGGAGAACAATGGGCCCGGCTGCTGGCGGATATGCGCGTGCGCTCATCCCAGTCACTGGGCGAGGCAGCAGAGACCGCTCGCATTCTGGCCGGCTCCCCAAACCCGATCGAAACGGTCGCGCGATCGATCGCCGCGGCGACCGACTTGCAGGATGCGTTCATCAGCGGAGGCGAGGAGGTCGCAACGGTGCTCGACGGCGACAAGGTCAGCGTGCCTGATCCATATGCCGCTCTGCGCAAGTCCCTGGAGACACAGTCCGTAGCGGAAGGCCAGGAAAGCGGAGCCGCTCCCGCCCAACTGGCAGCCCTGCAACCCGGTATCCGCGCCGTCTACGGCCAGCTTTCGCGCGCGGCCACCTCGACTGCCGAAGTCGCACAGATCTTCGACGTCGACAGCCAGCTCACCAATGCCAATCAGGACCTCTTGCAGCAGGCGCGAAACATGCCTGCTCCGGTCGACGGCTGGATGGCGGGGGTTGCGGCCGACATCGGTTCACTCGCCGTCAAAACGGCACGGCGGCGCGTGGCGGACCTGTGGGCGCCCGAAGCGACGGTATGCTCCAGCATCGTGACGGGCCGCTACCCGTTCGTCCGCTCGTCCCCGCATGACATCTCTCTTCACGACTTCGCCAGACTGTTCGGGCCGAGCGGCCTCTTTCACACCTTCTTCAAGGAACGGCTCGCACCCTTTGTCGATACGACCACCTCGCCGTGGACATGGCGCGGTACTTTCGGGGCGCCCGGAACTCCGAGCGAGGCCCTCGCCCAGTTTGAAAATGCAGACAAGATCCGCCGCGCCTTTTTCCAGTCGGGTGGTGAAAATCCGAGTGTAGCCATCAACGTCAAGCCGCTCTCACTCTCGAATACGGCCAACGCTGTGATGATCGAGATCGACGGCGAGCGCGTGGTCTATTTCCATGGCCCGGTGCAGTCGAAGACCATTTCCTGGCCGTCCAGCGAGGCGGTCAACCTCTCGCGAATCGCTTTCCTGCCCGGCGGATGGCAGCAAGCAACAACCGAGACGGGAGATTGGTCCGCGTTCCGGCTCTTTGATAGAGCAGAGGTTACATCCGAAGGTGACGACCTCTTCCGGGCGCGCTTTGAAAGCGTCGGCCTCACTGCAGAGTTCGAGGTGCAATTCGGCTCGGTGCTCAGCCCGTTTCGCCTCGAGGCGCTTTCGGATTTCAGCTGTCCATCGCAATTGTGA
- the tagF gene encoding type VI secretion system-associated protein TagF: protein MRQGQTKGATKEEPDLIGFFGKVPTHGDFLSEGFGPALREALDGWIQAGLQSSEQVFGRQWRDMFHANTPWRFVVQSGLWGPATVAGVMLPSRDRVGRSFPLIVAAQLSSYSGAARWLCYDRTWFLAAEALAETSRAKDFDLAGLSAGLKRLRLPEAKALVSLPGEERDGNGRGVSIWWMVDAHTRQVSGFKTVGQPRESDFPRLLEHATGRIDGDETRQPGDVSARQEPRSAEAPSSRELVIERGYATHPGTRLSINGDALLLSDVPRLFAIADGVGDGMADANAAKAAVNALTDATPQETLSALVQEVKGKLGRAHGLLRALPVPDQRGEGPKASVIVLAIMGDAFAVIWAGDARCYLVRDRMMRCLTRDHIEIGLRRRLSRCIGGDGPLAPEIVSDTLQDGDQLLLCSAPLPRVLGEHAIATMLLDLPAHELPAALVQEALIVNTRDNVSAILVGASQR from the coding sequence ATGAGGCAGGGCCAAACAAAAGGCGCCACCAAGGAGGAACCCGACCTCATCGGCTTCTTCGGTAAAGTACCCACGCATGGCGATTTCCTTTCCGAAGGCTTCGGACCCGCCTTAAGGGAGGCGCTGGACGGCTGGATACAAGCCGGACTGCAATCGAGTGAGCAGGTTTTTGGCAGACAGTGGCGCGACATGTTCCACGCTAACACGCCGTGGCGCTTTGTCGTTCAGAGCGGCCTCTGGGGACCGGCAACCGTCGCCGGCGTGATGCTGCCGAGCAGAGACCGTGTTGGGCGCAGCTTTCCTTTGATCGTTGCAGCACAGCTCAGCAGCTATTCCGGTGCCGCACGCTGGCTTTGTTACGACAGGACGTGGTTTCTGGCCGCCGAGGCACTGGCGGAAACCTCGCGCGCGAAAGATTTCGACCTGGCAGGCCTGTCGGCGGGTCTCAAACGCCTCCGCCTACCGGAGGCGAAGGCTCTCGTCAGCCTGCCCGGTGAAGAGCGCGACGGCAACGGCAGGGGCGTCTCCATCTGGTGGATGGTCGACGCCCATACGCGTCAGGTGTCAGGCTTCAAGACTGTCGGCCAGCCAAGGGAATCCGATTTTCCGAGGTTGCTCGAGCACGCCACAGGACGCATCGACGGAGATGAGACCCGGCAGCCGGGGGACGTCTCAGCGCGCCAGGAACCACGTTCGGCAGAAGCACCATCTTCACGGGAGCTTGTGATCGAAAGAGGTTACGCCACGCATCCCGGAACGCGCCTCTCCATCAATGGCGATGCGCTGCTCCTTTCGGATGTTCCACGCCTCTTTGCCATCGCCGACGGCGTAGGAGACGGCATGGCGGATGCAAATGCCGCCAAGGCTGCAGTCAACGCGCTGACCGACGCAACCCCGCAGGAAACGCTCTCGGCGCTCGTACAGGAGGTAAAGGGCAAACTGGGACGCGCGCATGGACTGTTGCGCGCGTTACCTGTTCCCGACCAACGTGGCGAGGGGCCGAAGGCGAGTGTAATCGTGCTCGCCATCATGGGCGATGCTTTTGCGGTGATCTGGGCAGGAGATGCCCGCTGTTACCTGGTTCGAGACCGCATGATGCGGTGTCTCACGCGGGACCACATAGAGATCGGGCTGCGTCGGCGACTTTCGCGCTGCATCGGAGGAGATGGCCCCTTGGCGCCCGAAATCGTCAGCGACACCCTCCAAGACGGGGACCAGCTTCTGCTTTGCAGTGCGCCGCTTCCTCGCGTCCTGGGCGAGCATGCAATCGCAACAATGCTGTTGGATTTACCTGCCCATGAGCTTCCCGCCGCGCTCGTGCAGGAAGCGCTGATCGTGAACACACGCGACAATGTCAGCGCCATCCTCGTCGGTGCGAGCCAGAGATGA
- a CDS encoding protein kinase, translating into MSVQDTDMSRIAARFGALWQALTHEGDRVRDREESRLLIDRVRAALDRGHAHFGAGSASDIVAGTFLVEELVHETPRAQIFRLRHRDLAEAYALKVLHPECADDPTLSDLLLREARIHTALHHTNIVIAHLPLRLADGRPALLLEWVGGGSLSQRLNGSRCFSPSDICGIMEALLSGLQAIHTAGFVHADITPANLLFAEDSPISLKIADFGISVERRSASGPDSAVRARSRLAPPQCLANGLPNERADLYACGQILLRLLDHCTRTADAALASFAERLICGDPTRCPGSAGEALAALRAIAG; encoded by the coding sequence ATGAGCGTGCAGGATACGGATATGAGCCGGATCGCCGCCCGGTTCGGCGCTCTTTGGCAGGCCCTGACGCATGAAGGCGACCGGGTGCGTGATCGCGAGGAAAGTCGGCTGCTCATCGATCGCGTGCGGGCTGCACTCGACCGGGGACACGCACATTTCGGTGCTGGTTCTGCATCCGACATCGTCGCCGGCACTTTCCTGGTGGAAGAGTTGGTTCATGAGACGCCTCGGGCACAGATATTCCGTCTACGCCATCGCGATCTCGCGGAGGCTTACGCGCTCAAGGTTTTGCACCCGGAATGCGCGGATGATCCTACACTTTCCGACCTCCTGCTGCGTGAAGCGCGCATTCATACCGCGCTTCACCACACGAACATCGTGATCGCCCACCTCCCTTTGCGGCTGGCAGACGGCAGGCCGGCGCTGCTGCTGGAATGGGTGGGCGGGGGAAGCCTCTCGCAGCGCCTCAACGGGTCGAGATGTTTTTCGCCCAGCGACATCTGCGGAATCATGGAGGCGCTCCTTTCAGGGCTGCAGGCCATCCATACGGCGGGGTTCGTGCACGCGGACATCACGCCCGCCAATCTGCTCTTCGCCGAAGACAGTCCGATAAGCCTGAAGATCGCGGATTTCGGCATTTCGGTGGAGCGGCGGAGCGCCTCCGGACCGGATTCTGCAGTGCGGGCACGCTCGCGCCTGGCGCCTCCACAATGCCTTGCTAACGGCCTCCCGAATGAGCGGGCGGATCTCTATGCATGCGGACAAATCCTTCTGAGGCTTCTGGACCACTGCACCCGGACCGCGGATGCGGCCCTGGCGTCATTCGCCGAGCGTCTCATCTGCGGCGACCCCACACGTTGCCCAGGCAGCGCGGGAGAGGCCCTTGCTGCCCTGCGCGCGATCGCCGGATAG
- a CDS encoding polysaccharide biosynthesis/export family protein, producing the protein MRKQFSVSLFIILAGCASPSSGPSVGDIYSVTLPGSDEKMPVLELVSALPDITNMPSATSSCGEFDRLQAAKTGGNGLQAGDVIEVTILDTGEAGLLSPTESKVLNLGRFTVDQDGSVTVPFVGRQPVKGASPEVVQNRIVDSLRGSAVNPQAVVTVVESPASTVTVHGDVRSIGRFPLASKRERVLDAIASAGGPGSPPGSTMVTLVRGPYRARAPLDCLLADDGQNVRLMPEDRILVEKNGSSFTALGAFKSNGEFEFETGKLTLAKAIGRVGGLLDDRADARNVYLFRNPNIHVAAEAASRASATEKPVIYRLNLRDVANFVLMQGFLMQDGDILYAGNARIVDLAKLLTVFQKSVSLPAASPPAE; encoded by the coding sequence ATGCGGAAACAATTTTCGGTTTCACTGTTCATCATTCTCGCTGGATGTGCCAGCCCATCCTCCGGCCCCAGTGTCGGCGATATTTATAGTGTTACCCTTCCCGGTTCGGATGAAAAGATGCCGGTACTTGAGCTTGTAAGTGCTTTGCCGGATATCACGAATATGCCTTCCGCCACTTCCTCTTGTGGCGAGTTCGATCGACTTCAGGCTGCAAAGACCGGAGGCAATGGCCTACAGGCGGGCGACGTGATCGAGGTCACCATTTTGGACACCGGTGAAGCGGGTTTACTATCGCCCACCGAGAGCAAAGTTCTTAACCTGGGCCGCTTTACAGTCGATCAGGACGGCTCCGTAACCGTTCCTTTTGTCGGCCGGCAACCCGTGAAAGGCGCTTCGCCCGAAGTTGTTCAAAATCGGATCGTCGATAGCCTTCGCGGATCCGCGGTAAACCCCCAGGCCGTCGTCACGGTGGTGGAAAGCCCGGCCAGTACCGTTACCGTACACGGGGATGTGCGGTCCATCGGCCGCTTTCCGCTCGCCAGCAAGAGAGAGCGGGTTCTCGATGCCATCGCATCGGCAGGCGGGCCCGGTTCTCCCCCCGGTTCGACAATGGTGACGCTGGTTCGCGGCCCTTACAGGGCGCGTGCGCCGCTTGACTGTCTCCTGGCGGATGACGGCCAAAACGTCCGCCTCATGCCAGAGGACCGGATTCTGGTCGAGAAGAACGGCTCGAGCTTCACGGCCCTCGGCGCGTTCAAGAGCAACGGCGAGTTCGAATTTGAGACCGGCAAGCTCACGCTCGCCAAAGCCATTGGGCGTGTCGGTGGCCTTCTGGATGACCGTGCGGACGCTCGCAATGTCTATCTCTTCCGCAATCCAAACATCCATGTTGCGGCTGAAGCGGCCTCGCGCGCATCCGCAACTGAGAAGCCCGTCATCTATCGCCTCAATCTGCGCGACGTCGCAAATTTCGTTCTCATGCAAGGGTTCTTGATGCAGGACGGTGACATCCTCTACGCCGGCAATGCTCGCATAGTGGATCTGGCCAAGCTTTTGACGGTTTTCCAGAAAAGCGTCTCGCTGCCCGCCGCATCCCCGCCGGCGGAGTAG
- a CDS encoding carbonic anhydrase family protein, with amino-acid sequence MERRLFIKSLMAFGGCAACAGIAFADEEWGYDGAEAPKHWGELDPHNLACATGSQQSPLDIAGEIAAKLPKLELDWEESDGTMVNNGHTIQIDVPAGSALDRDGEVYELKQFHFHTPSEHHVKGRAFPMEAHFVHQNRETGSFGVLAVFFAAGAANEAFARLARTFPAHRDDSVLVDDFDPRGLLPGSLDYWLYEGSLTTPPCSEDVDWIVLKEPLRVSEEDIARFRAIIPHNARPIVLPHRRFILSST; translated from the coding sequence ATTGAACGGCGTCTTTTCATCAAGTCTCTGATGGCATTCGGCGGCTGCGCCGCCTGCGCAGGCATTGCCTTTGCGGATGAGGAGTGGGGCTATGACGGAGCCGAGGCGCCGAAACATTGGGGCGAACTCGATCCGCACAATCTCGCCTGTGCGACAGGGAGCCAGCAGTCTCCCCTGGATATTGCAGGCGAGATCGCGGCGAAGCTGCCGAAGCTCGAACTCGACTGGGAAGAGAGCGACGGCACCATGGTCAACAACGGCCACACGATTCAGATCGATGTGCCGGCCGGCAGCGCGCTCGATCGCGACGGCGAAGTCTACGAACTGAAACAGTTTCATTTCCACACCCCGAGCGAGCACCACGTGAAGGGGCGGGCCTTTCCGATGGAGGCACATTTCGTGCATCAGAATCGCGAAACTGGCTCTTTCGGTGTTCTTGCCGTGTTCTTCGCCGCTGGCGCGGCTAACGAGGCGTTTGCCCGGCTCGCGAGAACCTTTCCCGCGCATAGGGACGACAGCGTCCTGGTGGATGATTTCGATCCTCGCGGGTTGCTACCCGGCTCCCTCGACTATTGGCTTTATGAGGGGTCTCTGACCACTCCGCCCTGCAGCGAGGACGTGGACTGGATCGTCCTCAAGGAACCGCTGCGGGTAAGCGAGGAGGACATTGCAAGGTTCAGGGCCATCATTCCTCACAATGCGCGACCGATCGTCTTGCCGCATCGGCGCTTCATCTTGAGTTCGACCTGA
- a CDS encoding LysR family transcriptional regulator, translated as MSLERLSLGTIRCVREVLASRSVTVAAERIGISQSAVSQQVARFEKLSGIPIIARNGTKMTVCSDEIARLIFAMMEPVETMRCISLGKEMGKLRLGLCDYLAARHCSNISRYMDLDKEFEIRIGRPSGVAGMFNDGELDIVMRPLFHHEGEVDLMVDVPLVWVASHAFGPRLGDGRSAPIPVVLEATLSPYSYYAERSLREAQIPYKVAGRADDNLVRMHLVSAGLGCTTVPKFALDTLPAHAIRAVAGITGKSCIRFGMFYNKKKVQFKKACRIFEAISEYMV; from the coding sequence ATGAGCCTTGAGCGGTTGTCACTCGGGACAATACGATGTGTCCGAGAAGTTCTTGCGAGCAGGAGCGTAACGGTTGCTGCTGAACGTATCGGCATATCCCAGTCGGCCGTATCGCAGCAAGTTGCACGCTTCGAAAAGCTTTCGGGCATTCCAATCATAGCCCGCAACGGCACCAAGATGACGGTGTGCTCGGACGAAATTGCCCGCCTTATCTTCGCTATGATGGAGCCCGTGGAGACGATGCGGTGCATCTCGCTCGGCAAGGAAATGGGCAAGTTGCGGCTGGGCCTCTGCGACTATCTGGCTGCACGCCACTGCAGCAACATCTCTCGTTATATGGATTTGGACAAGGAATTCGAGATCCGAATTGGTCGCCCGTCGGGTGTTGCGGGGATGTTCAACGATGGCGAACTGGACATCGTTATGCGCCCTCTTTTCCACCATGAGGGTGAGGTTGATCTCATGGTCGACGTTCCATTGGTGTGGGTGGCCTCCCATGCCTTTGGACCCAGACTGGGCGACGGCCGCTCCGCGCCGATCCCGGTTGTTCTCGAGGCCACTCTTTCTCCTTACTCCTACTATGCCGAACGGTCGCTTCGAGAAGCGCAGATTCCTTACAAGGTTGCCGGCCGTGCCGATGACAACCTTGTTCGAATGCATCTGGTGTCAGCTGGGCTTGGGTGCACAACCGTTCCAAAGTTTGCCTTGGATACCCTTCCGGCTCATGCAATCAGAGCTGTGGCGGGTATCACCGGAAAGAGCTGCATAAGATTTGGCATGTTTTATAATAAGAAAAAGGTCCAATTTAAAAAGGCATGCAGGATATTTGAAGCAATATCTGAATATATGGTATAA
- a CDS encoding winged helix-turn-helix domain-containing protein has translation MKHYIQENLKIIFIREDRSLWHDMQLALQLVGFPVSLAETKEELDCMVASSARCILVLDLETCANEWLSTIRQLAIRKQVRIVALMANTGAQERLEALKAGVDVYLAKPVSYDELKAVLQRLAARFPEAPSALALDKGRQLLMISGGPVVRLTTLECWFLACLAEAPYRRASRHEVERFLWDDDLSLTDKRLDVLVHRLRKKLETEAPELGNIIATHRSHGFSLLRETHLCELDPPMFTVSPALESSSV, from the coding sequence ATGAAGCATTATATTCAAGAAAACTTGAAAATAATATTCATTAGAGAAGATCGCAGTCTTTGGCATGACATGCAGCTTGCCTTGCAGTTGGTAGGGTTTCCTGTGTCTCTCGCTGAAACAAAGGAAGAACTTGATTGTATGGTTGCATCGAGCGCTCGCTGTATTCTTGTTCTTGACTTGGAAACATGCGCAAACGAATGGCTGTCCACAATAAGGCAACTGGCTATACGCAAGCAGGTGCGCATCGTTGCCTTGATGGCGAATACGGGAGCTCAGGAGCGCCTCGAGGCGTTGAAGGCAGGTGTGGACGTCTACCTGGCGAAGCCGGTCAGCTATGACGAGTTGAAAGCTGTGCTGCAGCGTCTTGCCGCCCGTTTCCCGGAGGCGCCGTCTGCTCTGGCCCTGGACAAGGGGCGGCAGCTCCTGATGATCTCCGGAGGCCCCGTCGTGCGGCTGACTACGTTAGAGTGCTGGTTCCTTGCCTGTCTGGCAGAGGCTCCGTACCGGAGGGCTTCGCGGCATGAAGTCGAGCGCTTCCTTTGGGACGATGACCTTTCACTGACGGACAAGCGCCTCGATGTTCTCGTCCACCGCCTTAGAAAAAAACTCGAAACCGAGGCGCCGGAGCTAGGGAACATCATTGCGACGCATCGTAGCCATGGCTTCTCGCTTCTGCGGGAGACACATCTCTGTGAGCTGGATCCACCAATGTTTACTGTGTCTCCGGCGCTGGAGAGCAGCAGCGTATGA
- a CDS encoding site-specific integrase: MIDKYGNRKYLTSMERRRFLQHSMEEDLPVQLFCRTLLETGCRISEALNLTFRNIDLEEDIVVIRSLKKREKIRYRIVPISSGTATLFVTAKESTPESQYDDPIWSWSRMTGYRYICSVMSAAGIKGQQASPKGLRHGFAVAALEAGVPMNLVQRWLGHAHWSTTAIYADVVGPEERGFAERLWQATGAPSTAMTRAQAVGGQPATQAVLMTRDRVQTGRPADATPPFRTGVLVG, translated from the coding sequence ATGATCGACAAGTACGGAAACAGGAAATATCTTACTTCTATGGAGAGGCGCCGCTTCCTACAGCATTCAATGGAAGAAGATCTCCCGGTTCAACTGTTCTGTCGCACCCTTCTGGAAACAGGATGCCGTATTTCCGAAGCTCTTAACCTAACTTTTCGTAATATCGACCTCGAAGAGGATATTGTTGTCATACGAAGCCTAAAAAAAAGGGAAAAGATCCGCTACAGGATAGTGCCTATTTCCTCGGGAACGGCCACTCTCTTTGTAACCGCAAAGGAAAGTACACCGGAATCCCAATACGATGATCCCATCTGGTCCTGGAGTCGTATGACTGGTTACAGATATATATGCTCAGTGATGTCTGCCGCCGGCATCAAGGGACAGCAGGCCAGCCCCAAGGGCCTGCGGCATGGCTTTGCCGTCGCGGCTCTCGAAGCCGGGGTACCCATGAACCTTGTTCAGCGCTGGCTTGGGCACGCTCACTGGAGCACTACCGCCATCTATGCGGATGTCGTAGGCCCGGAAGAGCGTGGCTTTGCCGAGCGTCTTTGGCAGGCAACAGGCGCTCCTTCAACGGCGATGACTCGCGCGCAAGCCGTAGGGGGCCAACCGGCAACGCAAGCCGTATTGATGACCCGAGACAGAGTGCAAACTGGGCGTCCTGCCGATGCGACTCCTCCCTTTCGCACCGGTGTACTGGTGGGCTAG